In Montipora foliosa isolate CH-2021 chromosome 13, ASM3666993v2, whole genome shotgun sequence, one DNA window encodes the following:
- the LOC137982375 gene encoding N-alpha-acetyltransferase 50-like: MDTTFGGKLCSLWSKMSNDKEIVSLNPKPKGRTELGDVTPHNIKQLKKLNSVVFPVSYNDKFYKDVLEVGELAKLAYYNDIVVGAVCCRIDQSEAARRLYIMTLGCLAPYRRLGIGTTMLEHVLKWCDRDGNIDNVYLHVQVSNEGAIGFYKGFGFEIIETKKQYYKHIEPADAHVLQKTLKNKKE, translated from the exons ATGGACACTACATTTGGCGGGAAGTTATGCTCTCTTTGGTCGAAAATGTCCAACGACAAAGAAATTGTCAGCTTAAATCCTAAACC GAAGGGAAGAACGGAACTTGGCGATGTGACTCCTCATAACATCAAGCAATTGAAGAAACTTAACTCCGTGGTGTTTCCAGTCAGCTACAACGATAAG TTTTACAAGGATGTTCTTGAAGTTGGAGAACTTGCAAAACTAG CTTATTATAATGACATTGTAGTTGGTGCAGTTTGCTGTCGAATTGATCAATCAGAGGCTGCCAGACGACTTTACATTATGACTCTAGGATGTTTAGCCCCTTACAGGAGACTTGGAATTG GAACTACTATGCTTGAACATGTTTTGAAATGGTGTGACAGAGATGGCAACATAGACAATGTCTATTT ACATGTTCAAGTCAGTAATGAAGGAGCAATAGGATTTTACAAAGGATTTGGATTTGAAATAatagaaacaaagaaacagtatTACAAGCACATTGAACCAGCAGATGCACATGTGTTGCAGAAAACTCTTAAAAATAAGAAGGAGTGA